The following are encoded together in the Poseidonibacter lekithochrous genome:
- a CDS encoding TonB-dependent receptor domain-containing protein, whose product MNKIQTSSLVAGLLLATNLYSNENLSEITVYSATKSEQSIKDVTSNIDVITKEDIQEKNFNSVSQALNTIPGVNLTSNGGLGQLDNLTIRGVSGKRILVLIDGIRYNETAGLSGANIAQLLIDDIESIEVVKGAQSGIWGADASGGVVNIITSKAKKGLHGNVAVEYGSFHTKKISANVSNRTEKGYIKVGAYRVDTEGYSAFEAKKGSADYGKRGDELGYDKDGYSNNTYNIQAGLNLSDNDLIELLYKKIDSEYKYDNSSSDDTTKKGFFKQYLKSASYTHKSDIYQIKLNAQQSRFDRTQGTFNAISSVNEFALQSDIDYTDNGKLLVGLNKQNFEYSSSELKFNTKAVFLSNSNRFGNLIFAQTLRFDDNSKFKEKITGKIGAKYLVSDDLNVSANYGTAYNAPTLSNLNYTPTLKPETTKSLDLNVEYKNFKVTYFESRITDMIQYVSGSWPNTQYENLDGETKLKGYELSYNKDITENTLLSLNYLHLSAKDNKDQDLSRRAKRELGFAVDYYGFDKFHFNVNGSYVGTRYDGANKTGAETGNYTVWNSVVNYEINKTFSTYLKIDNLFDKYYQNIDGYATPERSGYVGLKATF is encoded by the coding sequence ATGAATAAAATACAAACTTCAAGCCTAGTTGCAGGCTTACTACTAGCAACAAACTTATACTCAAACGAAAACTTATCAGAAATTACTGTATATAGTGCAACTAAATCAGAACAATCAATTAAAGATGTAACTTCAAATATTGATGTAATTACAAAAGAAGACATTCAAGAAAAAAACTTTAATAGTGTTAGTCAAGCTCTTAATACAATTCCAGGTGTTAATCTTACAAGTAATGGTGGATTAGGACAATTAGATAATCTTACAATTAGAGGTGTAAGTGGAAAGCGAATATTAGTTTTAATTGATGGTATTAGATATAACGAAACAGCAGGTTTAAGTGGTGCAAATATTGCTCAACTTTTAATAGATGATATCGAATCTATTGAAGTAGTAAAAGGAGCTCAATCTGGAATTTGGGGTGCAGATGCTAGTGGTGGTGTTGTAAATATTATTACATCAAAGGCAAAGAAAGGTCTTCATGGTAATGTGGCTGTAGAATATGGTAGTTTTCATACAAAGAAAATATCAGCAAATGTGTCAAATAGAACAGAAAAAGGTTATATCAAAGTTGGTGCATATAGAGTTGACACTGAAGGATATAGTGCCTTTGAAGCAAAAAAAGGTTCAGCTGACTATGGAAAAAGAGGTGATGAATTAGGTTATGATAAAGATGGATATTCAAATAATACATATAATATTCAAGCAGGTTTAAATCTTAGTGATAATGATTTAATTGAGCTTTTATATAAAAAGATTGATTCTGAATATAAATATGATAATAGTTCATCTGATGATACAACTAAAAAAGGTTTTTTCAAGCAATATTTAAAATCTGCAAGTTATACTCATAAATCAGATATTTATCAAATTAAACTTAATGCTCAACAATCAAGATTTGATAGAACTCAAGGTACTTTTAATGCTATTAGTTCAGTAAATGAATTTGCTTTACAAAGTGATATTGATTATACAGATAATGGAAAATTATTAGTAGGTTTAAATAAACAAAATTTTGAATACTCTTCTAGTGAACTTAAATTTAATACTAAAGCTGTTTTCCTATCAAATTCAAATAGATTTGGTAATTTAATTTTTGCTCAAACATTAAGATTTGATGATAATAGTAAGTTTAAAGAAAAAATTACTGGTAAAATTGGTGCTAAATATTTAGTATCAGATGATTTAAATGTAAGTGCTAACTACGGAACAGCATATAATGCGCCAACTCTTAGTAATTTAAATTATACTCCTACATTAAAACCTGAAACTACAAAATCTTTAGATTTAAATGTTGAATATAAAAATTTTAAAGTAACATATTTTGAAAGTAGAATTACTGATATGATTCAATACGTATCTGGTTCATGGCCAAATACTCAGTATGAAAACCTAGATGGGGAAACAAAACTTAAAGGTTATGAACTTTCTTATAATAAAGATATTACAGAAAATACATTACTATCTTTAAACTATCTACATTTAAGTGCTAAAGATAATAAAGACCAAGATTTATCAAGAAGAGCAAAAAGAGAATTAGGTTTTGCTGTTGATTATTATGGATTTGACAAATTTCATTTTAATGTAAATGGATCTTATGTTGGAACTAGATATGATGGTGCTAATAAGACAGGTGCAGAAACTGGAAACTATACTGTTTGGAATTCAGTAGTTAATTATGAAATTAATAAAACGTTTTCTACATATTTAAAAATTGATAACTTATTTGATAAATACTACCAAAACATTGATGGGTATGCAACACCTGAAAGAAGTGGATACGTAGGATTAAAGGCAACATTCTAA
- a CDS encoding sulfite exporter TauE/SafE family protein yields the protein METLSIVTIITIAVLGSFGHCVGMCGGIVMAYSSTKIRSNWSKKAQAFSHLFYSMGRITTYVIIGAIIGFFGSVVTFNSLTNSLLLLLTGVMMILVGFSLLGKIKFLSMLEHSCSKSTLYQKTFKKLLGSDSLGSFYFLGALNGLLPCGFVYAFAIIAASTASAFYGAMVMLIFGLSTLPAMFSLGFFVGMFKQSDLRDLFIKSAAVLVLGFGVYMIFLAYQFYTGNVGPLTNISI from the coding sequence ATGGAAACACTTAGTATCGTAACTATTATAACAATCGCAGTTCTTGGGTCCTTTGGCCACTGTGTCGGTATGTGTGGGGGTATTGTAATGGCATACTCAAGCACAAAAATTAGAAGTAATTGGTCAAAAAAAGCTCAAGCTTTTTCACATCTTTTCTATTCAATGGGAAGAATTACAACTTATGTAATTATTGGAGCTATAATTGGGTTCTTTGGAAGTGTTGTTACATTCAATTCTTTAACAAATTCATTATTACTTTTATTAACTGGTGTTATGATGATATTAGTTGGTTTTTCACTATTAGGAAAAATTAAATTTTTATCTATGTTAGAACACTCATGTTCTAAATCTACTCTTTATCAAAAAACATTCAAAAAGCTTTTAGGTTCAGATTCATTAGGAAGTTTTTATTTTCTTGGAGCTTTAAATGGACTTTTACCATGTGGTTTCGTATATGCTTTTGCAATAATTGCTGCTAGTACTGCTAGTGCTTTTTATGGTGCTATGGTTATGCTTATTTTTGGACTTAGTACTTTACCTGCTATGTTCTCTTTAGGTTTCTTTGTTGGTATGTTTAAACAATCTGACTTAAGAGATTTATTTATTAAATCTGCTGCTGTTTTAGTACTTGGATTTGGTGTATATATGATTTTTCTTGCGTATCAATTTTACACAGGCAATGTTGGACCTCTTACAAATATTTCTATCTAA
- a CDS encoding HAD family hydrolase: MHLIMFDMDGTLVDSSKAITNTINYVRENLGFKRLEKSYILEKVNDPSINSAEFFYGTQEFTDEQTHLFEEYYNKNCLYDLEVYDGITKLIEDLKDDFTLAVATNANSDFARKMLDHVGIEKHFSTILGYDSVVNPKPHPEMVQKILNKHDIQKENAQLIGDSHKDIMAASSAGVDSVLVNWGFSDHEENAIETIEELERKIFEKFK; encoded by the coding sequence ATGCATTTAATAATGTTTGACATGGATGGAACTTTAGTAGATAGTTCAAAAGCAATAACAAATACAATCAATTATGTAAGAGAAAATTTAGGCTTCAAAAGACTTGAAAAAAGTTATATTTTAGAAAAAGTAAATGACCCTAGTATTAATTCAGCAGAATTCTTCTATGGAACACAAGAATTTACAGATGAACAAACACATTTATTTGAAGAGTACTATAATAAGAATTGTTTATATGACTTAGAAGTTTATGATGGAATTACAAAATTAATAGAAGATTTAAAAGATGATTTTACTTTAGCAGTAGCTACAAATGCAAATTCTGATTTTGCTAGAAAAATGTTAGATCACGTAGGAATTGAAAAACACTTCTCTACAATCTTAGGTTACGATAGCGTAGTAAATCCAAAACCACATCCAGAAATGGTACAAAAAATTCTGAATAAACATGATATCCAAAAAGAAAACGCTCAATTAATTGGTGATTCTCACAAAGATATTATGGCAGCATCAAGTGCGGGTGTTGATTCAGTATTAGTAAACTGGGGATTTTCAGATCATGAAGAAAATGCTATTGAAACTATTGAAGAGTTAGAAAGGAAAATATTTGAGAAGTTTAAATAA
- a CDS encoding NfeD family protein: protein MEVQTTMLLEIINPYILLGIGVVLIGLEAVISSFILIWFGLGFVITALISMVFPFSDGVWQLAVASIISLIFIVLLRKKALEKFLSSEEEITDNFLHEGGIGQIKNSKVFFKGTYWEIDSDIDDSEFVDGEKVEVIKTYRNSAQIKKK from the coding sequence ATGGAAGTGCAAACAACAATGCTACTTGAGATAATTAATCCATATATACTTTTAGGTATTGGAGTAGTTTTAATAGGTCTTGAAGCTGTAATATCATCTTTTATTTTAATCTGGTTTGGATTAGGTTTTGTAATCACTGCTTTAATTAGTATGGTATTTCCTTTTAGTGATGGAGTATGGCAATTAGCAGTAGCATCTATAATATCGCTGATTTTTATTGTTTTATTAAGAAAAAAAGCTTTAGAAAAGTTTTTGTCATCTGAAGAAGAAATTACTGATAATTTTTTACATGAGGGTGGAATAGGGCAAATAAAAAACTCAAAGGTTTTTTTCAAAGGAACTTATTGGGAAATAGATAGTGATATCGATGATAGTGAATTTGTAGATGGTGAAAAAGTTGAAGTTATTAAGACTTACAGAAATTCTGCACAAATCAAAAAAAAGTAA
- a CDS encoding SPFH domain-containing protein, whose translation MNETLIFPIAIIIFVLIIIAKGVRIVPQSDLFVIERLGKFNKILHGGFHVIIPIVDSVRTRLTSREQLVDIEKQSVITKDNVNISIDGIVFCKVEDAKEATYNVVDFKNAIANLAMTTLRSEIGGMDLDDTLSNRESLNAKLQSELGSAAANWGIKVTRVEISDISVPAEIERAMNMQMEAEREKRAIETKARADKEAVIRSAEAFKQEEVLKAEAIERMADAKRYEQEQIAAGQKQAMVFINESMEQNKMAAEFLLAKDRVAAFKALAESPSNDKMILPYDVTQMIGSTSVLGDAFFKGVSNGSANNNAT comes from the coding sequence ATGAATGAAACTCTAATATTCCCCATAGCAATAATTATTTTTGTATTAATTATTATTGCCAAAGGGGTAAGAATTGTACCTCAATCAGATTTATTTGTTATAGAAAGACTTGGGAAGTTTAATAAGATATTACATGGTGGTTTTCATGTGATTATTCCTATTGTTGATTCTGTAAGAACTAGACTTACTTCAAGAGAACAATTAGTAGATATTGAAAAACAATCAGTTATTACTAAAGACAATGTAAATATCTCTATTGATGGTATTGTATTTTGTAAAGTAGAAGATGCTAAAGAGGCTACATATAATGTTGTTGATTTCAAAAATGCAATTGCAAATCTAGCTATGACAACACTTAGATCTGAAATTGGAGGAATGGATTTAGATGATACTTTATCAAATAGAGAAAGTCTAAATGCAAAACTTCAAAGCGAACTAGGAAGTGCCGCAGCTAACTGGGGTATTAAAGTAACTCGTGTTGAAATCTCTGATATTTCTGTTCCTGCTGAAATTGAGCGTGCTATGAATATGCAAATGGAAGCTGAGAGAGAAAAAAGAGCTATTGAAACAAAAGCAAGAGCTGATAAAGAAGCTGTTATTAGAAGTGCAGAAGCTTTTAAACAAGAAGAAGTTCTAAAAGCAGAAGCAATTGAGAGAATGGCAGATGCTAAAAGATACGAACAAGAACAAATTGCAGCGGGTCAAAAACAAGCAATGGTTTTTATTAATGAATCAATGGAACAAAATAAAATGGCTGCTGAATTCTTACTTGCAAAAGATAGAGTTGCTGCATTTAAAGCCTTGGCTGAAAGTCCTTCTAATGATAAGATGATATTACCTTATGATGTAACTCAAATGATTGGAAGTACAAGTGTTTTAGGTGATGCGTTCTTTAAAGGAGTTAGTAATGGAAGTGCAAACAACAATGCTACTTGA